A stretch of bacterium DNA encodes these proteins:
- a CDS encoding DUF4127 family protein, protein MTIAFLPLDERPVTRDAFLRLAAIAGAGVVTPPREQLGRLKRPADVEAMWAWLEGPGADSDVVIASAELLIYGGLVPSRVGREPLDRCLALAARWAGLRRAAPHRRLFLSASNLRLPNSADATEEPDYWVEYGPQIFALSFHEDRYEATADPASRDRAAAAAAAVPASVLADVRWRRARNLAVLLRLIDLAGAEVFDGLLIGQDDAAEYGWTRRDLRAVAAAVEERRAASRAWVTYGTDELAARLLARAVAGAGRDRPGVRVTYSAPAHRGVIPRYEGQALDLTVTSHIVTAGCRRVETAPDLALFVHNSPGDQVEAPDQRPYPPAELDGFFAALGEAAAAGLPRALADVRYSNGADRTLVARLLAAPRASGVSAYGGWNTMSNTLGMALAQALLSTRPAGGPAGAAASEEANREFTILRLLDDWGYQANVRQRLAREVLPRYPGAGLPDIGPAYGACADAARRWLQETYVPPVAASFGVPIEVGPVGFPWNRLFHVALEIRVGASPS, encoded by the coding sequence GTGACGATCGCGTTTCTGCCGCTCGACGAGCGGCCCGTCACCCGCGACGCGTTTCTCCGGCTGGCGGCGATCGCCGGCGCCGGAGTCGTCACGCCCCCGCGCGAGCAGCTCGGCCGTCTCAAGCGTCCCGCCGACGTCGAGGCGATGTGGGCGTGGCTCGAGGGGCCCGGGGCCGACTCGGACGTCGTGATCGCGTCCGCGGAGCTGCTGATCTACGGCGGCCTCGTGCCGTCCCGCGTGGGGCGCGAGCCGCTCGACCGGTGCCTCGCGCTGGCCGCGCGGTGGGCCGGGCTGCGCCGCGCGGCGCCGCACCGCCGCCTCTTTCTCTCCGCGAGCAATCTGCGCCTTCCCAACAGCGCGGACGCGACCGAGGAGCCCGACTACTGGGTCGAATACGGGCCGCAGATCTTTGCTCTGAGCTTCCACGAGGACCGCTACGAGGCGACCGCCGATCCGGCATCGCGAGACCGGGCGGCCGCGGCCGCCGCCGCGGTGCCCGCGAGCGTGCTCGCCGACGTGCGGTGGCGCCGGGCGCGGAATCTTGCCGTGCTGCTCCGCTTGATCGATCTCGCAGGCGCCGAGGTCTTCGACGGCCTGCTGATCGGGCAGGACGATGCCGCCGAGTACGGGTGGACGCGGCGGGATCTGCGGGCGGTCGCCGCCGCGGTCGAGGAGCGCCGGGCGGCGTCCCGGGCGTGGGTGACGTACGGCACCGACGAGCTCGCCGCGCGCCTGCTGGCCCGGGCGGTCGCGGGCGCCGGACGCGACCGCCCGGGCGTGCGGGTGACGTACTCCGCGCCGGCGCACCGCGGCGTGATTCCACGCTATGAGGGACAGGCGCTCGACCTGACGGTTACGTCGCACATCGTGACCGCGGGGTGCCGGCGGGTCGAGACCGCGCCGGACCTCGCGCTCTTCGTGCACAACTCGCCGGGCGATCAGGTCGAGGCGCCGGACCAGCGGCCCTATCCCCCGGCGGAGCTCGACGGCTTCTTCGCGGCCCTCGGCGAAGCGGCCGCCGCGGGCCTCCCCCGCGCGCTCGCCGACGTCCGATACAGCAACGGCGCGGATCGCACGCTCGTAGCGCGGCTGCTCGCGGCGCCGCGCGCCTCGGGTGTGTCCGCCTACGGCGGATGGAACACGATGAGCAACACGCTCGGGATGGCGCTCGCCCAGGCCCTCCTGTCGACGCGGCCGGCCGGCGGCCCGGCCGGCGCCGCCGCATCCGAGGAGGCCAACCGCGAGTTCACGATCCTGCGTCTTCTCGATGACTGGGGGTACCAGGCGAACGTCCGGCAGCGGCTGGCGCGCGAGGTGCTGCCGCGGTACCCGGGCGCGGGATTGCCGGACATCGGTCCGGCGTACGGCGCCTGCGCGGACGCCGCGCGCCGCTGGCTCCAGGAGACGTACGTGCCGCCGGTCGCGGCCTCGTTCGGCGTGCCGATCGAGGTCGGCCCCGTCGGGTTTCCGTGGAACCGGCTGTTCCACGTCGCGCTCGAGATCCGGGTCGGGGCGTCTCCGTCCTAG
- a CDS encoding sugar ABC transporter permease — MAQAVGTQPLSGTRRAGRRQAVARTAIAYLFLAPALVLLVVFTFYPVIFGTALSLFDYNVISPPQYVGFSQFAALWQDRYFWTALRNSAVYLAVVPALQLSAIVLALLVRRPLRGIAWFRVAYYIPVVTSIVVVGLMWRWLYDEAGLLNYVLLRVGLIHAPIHWLSDPGLALYSVMLVTWWKGIGYYMVIYLAGLEAIPSYYDEAAALDGAGPVARLFQVTIPLLRPSILLCSTISILAALRVFEEIYVMTGGGPIFSTYTIFYYMFDQAFNSLHLGYAAAVGVVLAAITALFSAVNFRLMRQGGLSYY, encoded by the coding sequence GTACCTCTTTCTCGCCCCGGCGCTCGTGCTGCTCGTGGTCTTCACGTTCTACCCGGTCATCTTCGGCACCGCGCTCAGCCTGTTCGACTACAACGTCATCTCGCCGCCGCAGTACGTCGGGTTCAGCCAGTTTGCCGCGCTGTGGCAGGACCGGTACTTCTGGACGGCGCTGCGGAACAGCGCGGTCTATCTCGCGGTCGTCCCGGCCCTGCAGTTGTCCGCCATCGTGCTGGCGCTGTTGGTCAGGCGCCCGCTGCGCGGAATCGCCTGGTTCCGGGTCGCCTACTACATCCCGGTCGTCACGTCGATCGTCGTCGTCGGACTGATGTGGCGGTGGCTGTACGACGAGGCCGGCCTCCTGAACTACGTGCTTCTGCGCGTGGGCCTGATCCACGCGCCGATCCACTGGTTGAGCGACCCCGGGCTGGCGCTCTACTCGGTGATGCTGGTGACGTGGTGGAAGGGCATCGGCTACTACATGGTCATCTACCTCGCCGGGCTCGAGGCCATCCCCTCGTACTACGACGAGGCGGCCGCCCTCGACGGCGCCGGCCCGGTCGCGCGCCTCTTCCAGGTCACCATTCCGCTCTTGCGGCCGAGCATTCTGCTCTGCAGCACGATCTCGATTCTGGCGGCGCTGCGCGTGTTCGAGGAGATCTACGTGATGACGGGCGGCGGGCCGATCTTTTCGACGTACACGATCTTCTACTACATGTTCGACCAGGCGTTCAATTCGCTGCACCTCGGCTATGCCGCCGCAGTCGGCGTGGTGCTGGCGGCGATCACCGCCTTGTTCTCCGCGGTCAACTTCCGGCTGATGCGGCAGGGAGGGCTGTCCTATTACTAG
- a CDS encoding carbohydrate ABC transporter permease, producing the protein MVTVFPFLWLLATALGSRGAVFAFPPALIPHPATLANFAGVWQTMPIGRFFANTVYITGMGIVLTLLVSALAGYPLARMRFPGRDLIFYAIVGSLMLPQHVGLILNFVTMMRLHLVDTYAAVYLPSLASIFGIFLLRQAYLVVPAEIEDAARIDGAGELRLWAQVMLPLVTPALATLAIVEFSGYWNSFLWPLIVLKSPDRYPLAVGLLYLSGLFAHNTRYVAAGAVLMTVPVIVVFVALQRYFLRGIMLGAVK; encoded by the coding sequence GTGGTCACGGTGTTCCCGTTTCTCTGGCTGCTCGCGACCGCGCTCGGGTCGCGCGGCGCGGTCTTCGCCTTCCCGCCGGCGCTGATTCCACACCCTGCGACGCTCGCCAACTTCGCCGGCGTGTGGCAGACGATGCCGATCGGCCGGTTCTTCGCGAACACCGTGTATATCACCGGCATGGGCATCGTGCTCACGCTGCTCGTCAGCGCGCTCGCCGGCTATCCGCTCGCCCGCATGCGCTTTCCCGGCCGCGATCTGATCTTCTATGCGATCGTGGGCAGCCTGATGCTGCCGCAGCACGTCGGGCTGATCCTGAACTTCGTGACGATGATGCGGCTGCATCTCGTCGATACCTACGCGGCGGTGTACCTGCCGAGCCTCGCGAGCATCTTCGGCATCTTCCTCCTGCGGCAGGCCTATCTCGTCGTGCCGGCGGAGATCGAGGACGCGGCACGGATCGACGGCGCCGGCGAGCTGCGGCTGTGGGCGCAGGTCATGCTGCCCCTGGTCACGCCCGCGCTCGCGACGCTCGCCATCGTGGAGTTCTCGGGGTACTGGAACTCGTTTCTCTGGCCGCTCATCGTGCTGAAGTCGCCGGACCGCTATCCGCTCGCCGTCGGCCTCCTCTACCTCTCCGGCCTGTTCGCGCACAATACCCGCTACGTCGCCGCCGGCGCGGTGCTCATGACGGTGCCCGTGATCGTGGTGTTCGTCGCCCTGCAGCGGTACTTTCTCCGGGGTATCATGCTCGGCGCCGTCAAGTGA
- a CDS encoding ribonuclease H-like domain-containing protein: MVRARYAFGHRHGAVEIGASVGWVAAEHAGAAAGMVWLDTETTGLAGGTGTYAFLVGLAYLDGETLVTEQFLLRRLRSEAHLLDAVSERLAGRPHLVTFNGQRFDWPILESRFILARRRPSPPDVHTDLITPARRLWHRVLGTHRLSTLEAEVIGAPRHDDIPGWLIPGVYVEYLRSGNRAALDPIVAHNRADLLAMVALHGEVIRTLRDLERSRVRFDWEGAGMLLVRRGENERAAGCFDRAVDEATEPRDRWRALRRLSRAYRLTGAEAVRRARVESEAASWRSADLYRVHVLEEAAKIRARSGDLTGACGATGEALRLASRLGLAAPAARLTKRLGRLVEQQG, encoded by the coding sequence GTGGTCCGCGCGCGCTACGCATTCGGCCACCGCCACGGCGCGGTCGAGATCGGCGCGAGCGTCGGGTGGGTCGCCGCGGAGCATGCCGGTGCGGCGGCCGGGATGGTCTGGCTCGACACGGAGACGACGGGCCTCGCCGGCGGCACGGGCACCTACGCGTTCCTGGTCGGACTGGCCTACCTCGACGGAGAAACCCTCGTCACGGAACAGTTTTTGCTGCGGCGCCTCCGGTCCGAAGCGCATCTCCTCGATGCGGTGAGCGAGCGGCTCGCCGGACGTCCGCATCTCGTCACGTTCAACGGCCAGCGGTTCGACTGGCCGATCCTCGAGTCGCGGTTCATCCTGGCGCGCCGGCGGCCCTCGCCGCCGGACGTCCACACGGACCTGATCACGCCGGCGCGGCGGTTGTGGCACCGCGTGCTCGGCACCCACCGGTTGAGCACGCTCGAAGCCGAGGTGATCGGCGCGCCGCGTCACGACGACATCCCCGGCTGGCTGATCCCCGGCGTCTACGTCGAGTACCTGCGCTCGGGCAACCGGGCGGCGCTCGATCCGATCGTCGCCCACAACCGCGCCGACCTGCTGGCGATGGTCGCGCTCCACGGCGAGGTGATCCGCACGCTCCGCGACCTCGAGCGCTCGCGCGTGCGCTTCGACTGGGAAGGCGCCGGCATGCTGCTCGTGCGGCGCGGCGAGAACGAGCGGGCGGCGGGGTGCTTCGATCGGGCCGTGGACGAGGCGACGGAGCCCCGCGACCGCTGGCGGGCGCTGCGGCGGCTCAGCCGCGCCTATCGCCTCACCGGCGCGGAGGCGGTCCGGCGTGCGCGGGTCGAGTCGGAGGCGGCGTCGTGGCGATCGGCCGACCTCTACCGGGTGCATGTGCTCGAGGAAGCCGCCAAGATCCGGGCGCGGAGCGGCGACCTGACCGGCGCGTGCGGGGCAACCGGCGAAGCCCTGCGGCTGGCGTCACGGCTCGGGCTCGCCGCCCCGGCGGCGCGCCTCACGAAGCGGCTCGGCCGGCTCGTCGAGCAACAGGGGTAG
- the nagZ gene encoding beta-N-acetylhexosaminidase: MSALEQAGQLFMVDFTGHEPSAEVERLIRDGVGGIILFEKNVAAPAQVAALTNALQRVAADAGRPPLLISMDQEGGPVVRLRAGATHFPSAMAFGAAGSEAIVASAAGITARELRAVGVQMNFAPVLDVNTNPLNPVIGVRSFGEDPERVGRLGAAAVRAMEVSGVAATVKHFPGHGDTVLDSHLGLPVVAHDLRRLDRVELAPYRQAIAAGCAAVMTAHIVFKALDADRPATVSPAVLGFLRARMGFSGVVVTDSMAMDAITGYAPPGEAAVQALAAGADIVLACGALEAQREALGAVREAAEGGRIPAARIAEAGARVAALRERFRLAERTIVPVEDVARRVGVPSHLVVADHAAEAAVTVVRDPAGLLPVRTGTFAVIDGAAGDGTAARLAEALRAAGREAAVVPADAVAQASGGAVRIVPVGHARRDTLETRAAAARVAQAAAATGPIVAVATGAPYVLTEVPPGATCLAVYGDDPPSLRAAARTLAGLIMAQGVLPVSLS; encoded by the coding sequence GTGAGCGCATTGGAGCAGGCCGGCCAGCTGTTTATGGTTGACTTCACCGGCCACGAGCCCTCGGCCGAGGTGGAGCGGCTGATCCGAGACGGGGTCGGCGGGATCATCCTGTTCGAGAAGAACGTGGCCGCGCCGGCGCAGGTCGCGGCCCTGACCAACGCGCTCCAGCGCGTTGCTGCGGACGCCGGCCGGCCGCCGCTGCTGATCAGCATGGATCAGGAAGGCGGACCGGTCGTGCGCCTCCGCGCCGGCGCGACCCACTTCCCAAGCGCCATGGCGTTCGGCGCGGCCGGCAGCGAGGCCATCGTTGCGTCGGCGGCCGGGATCACGGCCCGGGAACTGCGCGCGGTCGGGGTGCAGATGAACTTCGCGCCCGTGCTGGACGTGAACACGAATCCGCTGAATCCGGTCATCGGCGTGCGTTCGTTCGGCGAGGACCCCGAGCGCGTCGGCCGGCTCGGCGCCGCGGCCGTGCGCGCGATGGAGGTGTCGGGCGTCGCGGCGACGGTCAAGCATTTCCCCGGCCACGGCGATACCGTCCTGGACTCGCATCTCGGGCTGCCGGTGGTGGCGCACGATCTACGGCGGCTCGACCGCGTCGAACTTGCGCCGTACCGTCAGGCGATCGCCGCGGGCTGCGCCGCGGTGATGACGGCGCACATCGTGTTCAAGGCGCTGGACGCGGACCGTCCCGCGACGGTCTCACCGGCCGTGCTTGGGTTTCTGCGCGCGCGGATGGGATTCTCCGGCGTGGTCGTAACGGACTCGATGGCGATGGACGCGATCACCGGCTACGCCCCGCCGGGCGAGGCCGCCGTGCAGGCGCTCGCGGCCGGCGCCGACATCGTGCTTGCCTGCGGGGCGCTGGAGGCGCAGCGGGAGGCGCTCGGGGCGGTACGTGAGGCGGCGGAGGGCGGCCGGATCCCGGCGGCGCGGATCGCCGAAGCCGGCGCGCGGGTCGCTGCGCTCAGGGAGCGGTTCCGGCTCGCCGAGCGCACGATCGTGCCGGTCGAGGACGTCGCGCGGCGCGTAGGGGTGCCGTCCCACCTCGTGGTCGCGGACCACGCGGCCGAGGCCGCCGTCACGGTCGTCCGGGATCCCGCCGGCCTGCTGCCGGTGCGCACCGGAACGTTCGCGGTGATCGACGGGGCCGCGGGCGACGGGACGGCCGCGCGGCTCGCGGAGGCGCTGCGCGCAGCCGGCCGTGAGGCGGCCGTGGTGCCGGCGGACGCGGTCGCGCAGGCCTCCGGCGGCGCGGTGCGCATCGTGCCGGTGGGCCATGCGCGCCGCGATACGCTTGAGACGCGGGCCGCCGCGGCGCGCGTCGCGCAGGCCGCGGCGGCCACGGGCCCGATCGTCGCCGTCGCGACGGGCGCTCCGTACGTCCTCACGGAGGTGCCGCCCGGGGCGACGTGCCTCGCCGTGTACGGCGATGACCCCCCGTCCCTCCGCGCGGCCGCGCGGACCCTCGCGGGGCTCATCATGGCGCAGGGCGTGCTGCCGGTGTCGTTGTCGTAG
- a CDS encoding GNAT family N-acetyltransferase, which translates to MADGIELRPFDPGRIGEVVAAWNAAAGRAFPLREALFRQNTVLDPHFDPAGASLACEASTGRVVGCGLAKVAREPLGADGLRPDRGWISFVAVHPNHRRRGIGTALVRAGEAFLRARERPTAVLGADPAHFFPGIPDDIGAAAFFEAAGYTLRGEAYDLHRSLDGYRTAETVTAARAANPDVEVRPLSSGEDGALLQFLDATFPGRWRYTIARFLRLGGPIGDVMGVVRGRTVRGFAMLFHPESRWIGPSIAWAASGGGAPAAGGLGPMGLAPDLRGRGLGVVLLDRAMVHLASLGVREMVIDWTILLDFYGRLGFVPLRRYRHGERTL; encoded by the coding sequence ATGGCGGACGGGATCGAGCTGCGTCCGTTCGACCCCGGCCGGATCGGCGAGGTTGTCGCCGCATGGAACGCCGCCGCCGGCCGCGCGTTTCCGCTGCGGGAGGCCCTGTTCCGGCAGAACACGGTGCTCGATCCGCATTTCGATCCCGCCGGCGCCTCACTCGCCTGCGAGGCGTCGACGGGGCGCGTCGTGGGGTGCGGCCTTGCCAAGGTCGCTCGCGAGCCGCTGGGCGCGGACGGGCTGCGTCCGGACCGCGGGTGGATCAGTTTCGTCGCGGTGCATCCGAATCACCGGCGGCGGGGGATCGGCACCGCGCTCGTGCGCGCGGGGGAGGCGTTTCTCCGCGCCCGGGAGCGGCCGACGGCCGTGCTGGGCGCGGACCCGGCCCACTTCTTTCCCGGGATCCCGGACGACATCGGCGCGGCGGCGTTTTTCGAGGCCGCCGGCTACACTCTCCGCGGCGAGGCCTACGACCTGCACCGCTCGCTCGACGGCTACCGCACCGCGGAGACGGTGACCGCGGCGCGCGCGGCGAATCCCGATGTCGAGGTGCGGCCGCTGTCGTCCGGCGAGGATGGCGCGCTGCTCCAGTTCCTCGACGCGACGTTCCCGGGACGCTGGCGCTACACGATCGCGCGGTTCCTTCGCCTGGGCGGGCCGATCGGCGACGTGATGGGCGTCGTGCGGGGCCGCACCGTCCGCGGGTTCGCGATGCTCTTTCATCCCGAGTCGCGCTGGATCGGACCGAGCATCGCCTGGGCGGCCTCGGGCGGCGGCGCGCCGGCCGCGGGCGGGCTGGGGCCGATGGGTCTCGCTCCGGACCTGCGGGGCCGCGGACTGGGCGTCGTGCTGCTCGATCGTGCGATGGTGCACCTGGCCTCACTCGGCGTGCGGGAGATGGTGATCGATTGGACGATACTCCTCGACTTCTACGGGCGGCTCGGCTTCGTGCCGCTCCGGCGCTACCGGCACGGCGAGCGGACGCTGTGA